The Chelatococcus sp. HY11 genome includes a window with the following:
- a CDS encoding Na/Pi cotransporter family protein: MAISFALINLAGYVALLLWGTHMVQTGVQRAFGPHLRTFLGSALRNRLSAFLAGLGVTAVLQSSTATGLMVTGFAADGLVRLMPALAVMLGANVGTTLIVQVLSFDVAAFAPGLILFGVVMFRRDSSTRLHDLGRVFIGLGLILIALHQMLTLMAPFENAPGLKVLLGAVSTLPIIDVLLGIIVTWAFHSSVAVVLLIMSLATNGVIPPEAAIAFVIGANIGTAVNPVLEGTTSDDPAAKRLPIGNLLNRIVGGVIALALIDPISGLMVRLDGDAGRMVADFHTFFNLVIAAVFFPFLGPYSRFLEKILPERAKANDPAQPIYLDNAAKETPIVALGSASREALRLADMLENMLRGARDALAKDDRKIISETKRLDDILDSLNTAIKTYLTSIDPEELSDADHRRLNEVLAFTMNLEQAGDVIDRNLLPHASKRLKRGLTFSKEGQEELLALMDRLIANLRTAASLFMTEDARAARLLAEEKVAFRDAENAATGAHFARLRTGRLDTTETSSLHLDLLRDIKLINSHIVAAAAYPVLERTGDLLPSRIAATGE; the protein is encoded by the coding sequence ATGGCCATTTCTTTCGCACTGATTAACTTGGCCGGCTACGTCGCGTTGCTGCTCTGGGGCACCCACATGGTCCAGACCGGAGTGCAGCGCGCTTTTGGGCCCCATCTGCGGACATTCCTCGGCTCGGCACTGCGGAATCGACTGTCCGCCTTTCTCGCCGGTCTCGGCGTCACGGCCGTCCTGCAGAGCAGTACGGCGACTGGCCTTATGGTGACCGGCTTTGCGGCGGACGGCCTGGTTCGCCTGATGCCGGCGCTTGCGGTCATGCTCGGGGCCAATGTCGGCACCACGCTGATCGTGCAGGTGCTGTCCTTCGACGTCGCCGCCTTCGCGCCCGGCCTGATCCTGTTCGGCGTCGTGATGTTCCGCCGCGATTCCAGCACGCGGCTGCATGATCTCGGGCGCGTCTTCATCGGGCTTGGGCTCATCCTGATCGCGCTGCATCAGATGCTGACGCTGATGGCGCCCTTTGAGAATGCGCCTGGCCTCAAGGTCTTGCTCGGAGCGGTTTCGACCCTGCCGATCATCGATGTGCTGCTGGGTATCATCGTCACCTGGGCGTTTCATTCCAGCGTGGCGGTCGTGCTGCTGATCATGTCGCTTGCGACCAACGGCGTCATTCCGCCGGAAGCCGCCATCGCCTTCGTCATCGGCGCCAATATCGGAACCGCGGTCAATCCCGTGCTCGAGGGAACGACGAGTGACGACCCGGCTGCCAAGCGGCTGCCCATTGGCAATCTGCTGAACCGGATCGTCGGTGGCGTTATCGCGCTCGCGCTGATCGATCCGATCTCAGGCTTGATGGTTCGCCTCGACGGGGATGCGGGGCGCATGGTGGCTGATTTCCACACCTTCTTTAATCTTGTCATCGCGGCTGTGTTCTTTCCGTTTCTCGGACCCTACAGTCGTTTCCTCGAGAAGATCTTGCCCGAGCGCGCCAAGGCGAACGATCCGGCGCAGCCGATCTATCTCGACAACGCCGCCAAGGAGACGCCGATCGTCGCGTTGGGCAGCGCCTCCCGCGAGGCCTTGCGACTGGCCGACATGCTGGAGAACATGTTACGGGGCGCGCGCGATGCCCTAGCCAAGGATGACCGCAAGATCATCAGCGAGACCAAGCGCCTCGATGATATTCTCGATAGCCTCAATACCGCGATCAAGACTTACCTCACCTCGATCGATCCCGAGGAATTAAGCGACGCCGATCATCGGCGCCTGAACGAGGTTCTCGCGTTTACAATGAATCTCGAACAGGCCGGCGATGTCATCGATCGCAACCTGCTGCCCCATGCCTCAAAGCGCCTCAAGCGAGGGCTCACCTTTTCCAAGGAGGGGCAGGAAGAACTGCTGGCTTTGATGGATCGGCTCATCGCCAACCTTCGAACGGCTGCGTCGCTTTTCATGACAGAGGACGCGCGGGCGGCGCGGCTTCTCGCGGAGGAGAAGGTAGCCTTTCGTGACGCCGAGAACGCTGCTACGGGCGCGCATTTTGCGCGTCTCCGCACCGGGCGCCTGGATACCACTGAGACCAGCTCACTGCATCTTGATCTTCTGCGCGACATCAAGCTCATCAATTCGCATATAGTCGCGGCCGCCGCCTACCCTGTACTTGAGCGTACAGGGGATCTGTTACCAAGCCGCATTGCGGCCACCGGCGAATAG
- a CDS encoding DUF930 domain-containing protein has translation MLKPSATLFIFCLMVTPSYAVDPRLEASLRKLDPAERFTQLCDVEAMARIRHDATAYRPDRALADAISPTERDGDRLTGAGGAFRSAGHWYRYSFSCEASPDRMTITAFDYKIGPMIPEAQWAKFGLWQ, from the coding sequence ATGTTAAAGCCATCGGCGACCTTGTTCATTTTCTGTCTGATGGTCACTCCCTCTTACGCCGTCGATCCGCGACTGGAAGCCAGTCTCCGGAAGCTCGATCCGGCGGAGCGTTTCACGCAGCTTTGCGATGTTGAGGCGATGGCGCGCATCCGTCACGATGCAACTGCCTATCGTCCGGACCGTGCCCTCGCCGATGCCATCAGCCCCACCGAGCGCGACGGTGATCGGCTCACTGGCGCTGGCGGGGCTTTTCGCAGCGCCGGCCATTGGTATCGCTACAGCTTCAGCTGCGAGGCCAGCCCGGATCGCATGACGATTACGGCGTTTGACTATAAGATCGGGCCCATGATCCCCGAAGCGCAATGGGCGAAATTCGGGCTCTGGCAGTAG
- a CDS encoding MarR family transcriptional regulator, translating into MSVLPFQERSRLGPLLAHAARQWRRAVDRHLQPFDLTEATWLPLLRIARAPHPMYQKDLAASLSLDRSSVVRLLDSLQRAGLVERREGRDRRTKAIVLTALGHATVQRVEVFAREVREMALADVAPDDLATTMRVLDHIATVLSPSGEEIIA; encoded by the coding sequence ATGTCTGTTCTTCCCTTCCAGGAGCGCAGCCGCCTTGGGCCGCTGCTCGCCCATGCCGCGCGCCAATGGCGCCGTGCTGTTGATCGCCACCTGCAACCCTTCGATTTGACGGAAGCGACCTGGCTTCCGCTGCTGCGCATTGCCCGCGCGCCGCATCCCATGTACCAGAAGGATCTGGCCGCATCCTTGTCGCTGGATCGTTCATCCGTCGTCCGATTGCTCGATTCGTTGCAGCGTGCCGGGTTGGTCGAGCGTCGTGAGGGGAGGGACCGTCGCACGAAGGCCATCGTGCTGACGGCGCTTGGCCATGCCACGGTGCAGCGCGTGGAGGTATTTGCGCGGGAAGTGCGCGAGATGGCGCTGGCGGATGTCGCCCCCGACGATCTCGCCACCACAATGCGTGTTCTGGATCATATCGCGACGGTTCTTTCCCCATCCGGTGAGGAGATCATCGCGTGA
- a CDS encoding multidrug effflux MFS transporter, producing MNAPMKEPTAGGLVEEPRPRVPLWLLASLTFSATLAMHIFVPALPQVAQDLSASVGAMQLTISLYILGLAVGQLIYGPIADRFGRRPTLIAGLSLYIMAGIAAAMAPSAHALIAARLFQAMGGCVGMVLSRAIIRDTSSPQDSVRSLALVNLFITAGPAVAPLIGSAVMSTAGWRFIFVLLALFGVMNIMFTVWLLPETRRAGGDNSVTTLARNYRSLLTSPAFLGYAIGGGCATTSMYAFIGAAPFIFINELGRSAYEVGIYLAILVTGIWIGSIVVSRLIMRVPIRSLLIGGNLVSLVAALVFLGVVASGHLTVSWVVGLMFLFLFGAGFAAPTALTQAVSVNPKVVGSASGLYGFAQMSVGALCAGLAGVGSHPALAAALVLGGATIVAQIAFMIAQRNAPKLR from the coding sequence GTGAACGCCCCGATGAAGGAGCCTACGGCCGGCGGCCTGGTTGAAGAGCCACGTCCGAGGGTACCATTGTGGCTTCTCGCCTCGCTCACTTTCAGCGCGACGCTCGCCATGCACATCTTCGTGCCGGCTTTGCCGCAGGTGGCGCAGGATCTGAGCGCCAGCGTCGGTGCGATGCAGCTGACGATCAGCCTCTACATCCTCGGGCTTGCTGTCGGGCAGTTGATCTATGGTCCGATCGCGGACCGTTTCGGCAGACGGCCGACACTCATTGCGGGGCTATCCCTCTATATCATGGCCGGCATCGCCGCCGCGATGGCGCCGAGCGCGCATGCGCTGATCGCGGCGCGCCTGTTCCAGGCCATGGGTGGCTGTGTTGGGATGGTGCTCAGCCGCGCCATCATCCGCGATACCTCCAGCCCGCAGGATTCTGTCCGAAGCCTTGCACTCGTGAATCTGTTCATCACGGCCGGGCCTGCGGTCGCGCCGCTGATAGGCAGCGCGGTGATGTCCACGGCTGGCTGGCGCTTCATCTTTGTGCTGCTTGCCTTGTTCGGTGTGATGAACATCATGTTCACGGTGTGGCTTCTGCCGGAGACGCGGCGGGCGGGCGGCGACAATTCCGTTACGACGCTGGCGCGCAACTATCGCAGCCTTCTCACATCGCCTGCTTTCCTCGGCTACGCCATCGGCGGCGGCTGCGCCACGACGTCTATGTATGCGTTCATCGGTGCGGCCCCCTTCATCTTCATCAACGAGCTGGGGCGTTCCGCCTATGAGGTGGGGATTTATCTTGCGATCCTGGTCACCGGCATCTGGATCGGCAGCATCGTCGTCAGCCGTCTGATCATGCGCGTGCCGATCCGATCGCTCTTGATCGGTGGCAATCTCGTGAGCCTCGTGGCGGCGCTCGTGTTCCTTGGGGTCGTCGCAAGCGGACATCTCACCGTGTCCTGGGTCGTCGGCCTTATGTTCCTCTTCCTGTTCGGGGCCGGCTTTGCCGCGCCAACGGCTCTCACTCAGGCCGTCAGCGTCAACCCGAAGGTGGTGGGTTCGGCATCGGGACTCTACGGCTTCGCGCAGATGTCGGTGGGCGCGCTTTGCGCGGGGCTGGCCGGCGTCGGCTCGCATCCCGCGCTGGCGGCCGCCCTGGTACTGGGCGGCGCCACCATCGTCGCGCAGATCGCCTTCATGATCGCCCAGCGCAACGCGCCGAAGCTCCGCTAA
- a CDS encoding alpha/beta hydrolase: MSAALSFIHRFEPATQAGLAPLLLLHGTGGDENDLLSLGRLLAPGAALLSPRGKVSEGGAPRFFRRLAEGVFDEDDVRRRADELAGFVREARAAYELAAPIAVGFSNGANIAAALLYRQPDALAGAVLLRAMVPLPEAPTQGLAGHPVLILSGAMDPIVPEENANRLTAALAEAGAAVTHHVLPTGHGLSQADVNLGRQWLAEQASQN, from the coding sequence ATGAGCGCCGCTTTGTCGTTTATCCACCGCTTCGAACCCGCCACGCAGGCCGGCCTCGCTCCACTCCTGTTGCTGCATGGAACCGGGGGTGACGAGAACGACCTCCTGTCGCTCGGCCGTCTGCTGGCGCCCGGCGCCGCGCTCCTGTCACCGCGTGGCAAGGTATCAGAGGGTGGAGCGCCGCGCTTTTTCCGGCGTCTCGCCGAAGGGGTCTTCGACGAGGACGATGTCCGCCGCCGCGCCGACGAACTCGCGGGCTTCGTTCGCGAGGCGCGGGCGGCCTATGAGCTTGCGGCACCGATTGCGGTCGGCTTCTCCAATGGCGCGAATATCGCGGCCGCCCTCCTCTATCGCCAGCCGGATGCGCTGGCCGGCGCGGTGTTGCTGCGCGCCATGGTCCCTCTGCCGGAGGCGCCCACACAGGGCCTGGCCGGGCATCCCGTGCTCATCCTCTCTGGAGCGATGGATCCCATTGTGCCCGAAGAGAATGCCAACCGGCTCACCGCCGCCCTTGCCGAGGCCGGTGCGGCTGTGACACACCACGTGCTGCCCACCGGACACGGCCTATCCCAGGCCGATGTCAACCTCGGCAGGCAGTGGCTCGCCGAGCAGGCCTCACAAAACTAA
- a CDS encoding ring-cleaving dioxygenase — translation MVQNGIHHVTAIAGPARRNFHFYTEVLGLRFVKRTVNFDDPGTYHFYFGDEAGSPGTILTFFPWEHVAPGRLGVGETQETVFRVPEGSIGYWTHRFVEKGVVHQAPEKRFGETVLAFKDPDGMRLSLVGVAGIEAEPAWGGSDVPAENAIRGFHSVSLLIKDAAPTGAILTDVLGFSEVGREGTLIRYKAGDTAIGGIVDLRAAGEFLPARMGGGSVHHVAFRAADDAAQEAMVRKLRENHGIQTTEQKDRNYFRSVYFREPGHVLFEIATDDPGFAADEPLASLGQALKLPSFLERRRAEIEAVLPELG, via the coding sequence ATGGTCCAGAATGGCATTCACCACGTCACCGCTATCGCCGGTCCCGCGCGTCGCAATTTTCATTTCTACACGGAAGTCCTCGGCCTGCGTTTCGTGAAGCGCACGGTGAACTTCGATGATCCCGGCACCTACCACTTCTATTTCGGGGACGAGGCCGGATCACCCGGCACCATCCTCACCTTCTTTCCGTGGGAGCATGTGGCGCCCGGCCGCCTCGGCGTCGGCGAGACGCAGGAGACGGTGTTCCGCGTGCCGGAGGGTTCCATCGGGTACTGGACGCACCGCTTCGTCGAGAAGGGCGTGGTGCACCAGGCTCCGGAGAAACGCTTCGGTGAAACGGTGCTGGCGTTCAAGGATCCGGACGGCATGCGGCTTTCCCTCGTCGGCGTTGCGGGCATCGAAGCCGAACCCGCATGGGGCGGCAGCGACGTTCCCGCGGAGAACGCGATCCGCGGCTTTCACAGTGTCAGCCTGCTGATCAAGGACGCAGCACCAACAGGCGCGATCCTGACGGACGTTCTCGGCTTCAGCGAAGTCGGCCGTGAGGGCACGCTCATCCGCTACAAGGCGGGCGATACCGCGATCGGCGGTATCGTCGACCTGCGCGCCGCCGGCGAGTTCCTGCCGGCGCGCATGGGGGGTGGGTCGGTTCACCATGTCGCCTTCCGCGCGGCTGACGATGCCGCGCAGGAGGCGATGGTCAGGAAGCTGCGGGAGAACCACGGCATCCAGACCACGGAGCAGAAGGACCGCAATTACTTCCGGTCCGTCTATTTCCGCGAACCCGGCCATGTGCTCTTCGAGATCGCGACCGATGATCCCGGCTTCGCAGCCGACGAGCCGCTGGCCTCGCTCGGCCAGGCGCTGAAGCTTCCGTCGTTCCTGGAGCGCCGCCGCGCGGAGATCGAGGCTGTGCTTCCCGAGCTCGGCTAA
- a CDS encoding LysR family transcriptional regulator, with the protein MVEPFKHLAWDDFRLVKAIADARGLPAAAAQMGVNHSTVFRRLGQIEEALGVKLFERHRAGYALTPAGEEIVAVAERVDADITAVTRKLVGRELAPAGELRVTTNDSLLVHLLTSLFAQFREAYPTIQLDVVLTNQALNLSKRDADVAIRATDKPPENLVGRRIANVAWALYGRASDFPDPETQRNADLATLCNRTWVSLGDNLGSLNVVRFVRTHIAPENVGYKVNTVLGLAEAIEAGLGIGHLPCFIADARPSLVRLQPPDKQFEAQLWLLTHPDLRHNARVRALMDFLAAEMSQCRRYMEGDLI; encoded by the coding sequence ATGGTTGAGCCTTTCAAGCATCTGGCCTGGGACGACTTCCGTCTGGTCAAGGCGATCGCGGACGCGCGCGGGTTACCCGCCGCCGCGGCGCAGATGGGCGTGAACCATTCGACCGTTTTCAGACGTCTCGGCCAGATCGAGGAGGCGCTCGGCGTCAAGCTGTTCGAGCGCCACCGGGCGGGCTACGCGCTGACGCCGGCGGGAGAGGAGATCGTCGCCGTCGCGGAACGGGTCGATGCCGACATCACGGCGGTGACCCGCAAGCTTGTCGGGCGGGAACTGGCGCCGGCCGGTGAACTGCGCGTCACCACCAACGACTCACTCCTGGTGCATCTTCTGACATCCCTGTTCGCCCAGTTTCGTGAGGCCTACCCGACGATCCAGCTTGACGTCGTGCTGACCAACCAGGCGCTCAACCTGTCCAAGCGGGATGCCGATGTCGCCATCCGCGCGACTGACAAGCCACCCGAGAATCTCGTCGGACGCCGCATCGCCAATGTCGCCTGGGCGCTCTATGGCCGGGCGAGCGACTTTCCCGACCCGGAGACCCAGCGCAACGCCGATCTTGCGACGCTGTGCAACAGGACCTGGGTCTCACTCGGTGACAATCTCGGCTCGCTCAATGTGGTACGCTTCGTGCGGACCCATATCGCGCCCGAGAATGTCGGCTACAAGGTCAATACGGTGCTCGGGCTCGCCGAGGCGATCGAGGCGGGTCTGGGCATCGGTCATCTGCCCTGTTTCATCGCCGATGCGCGCCCGTCGCTGGTTCGGCTGCAGCCCCCGGACAAGCAGTTCGAGGCGCAGCTGTGGCTTCTCACCCACCCGGACCTGCGCCACAACGCCCGCGTGCGCGCGCTGATGGATTTTCTCGCCGCCGAAATGAGCCAGTGCCGCCGCTATATGGAGGGTGACCTGATCTGA
- a CDS encoding cupin domain-containing protein produces the protein MSIAETAGIRKANDGLDGITWNILGQTYVPKTRTDDSFSWHATFPPGTFVPPHIHPDQDEYIYMLEGELTFWLEGVENKAGPGDLARLPRDKAHGIFNKSDQPAKCLFWVSPTQKLFELFTAIHGVPDPAEVVRRAALHNIHFLPPEA, from the coding sequence ATGTCGATTGCAGAGACCGCAGGTATTCGCAAGGCCAATGACGGTCTGGATGGCATCACCTGGAATATCCTTGGCCAGACTTATGTGCCGAAGACACGAACAGACGACAGCTTCTCCTGGCACGCGACCTTCCCGCCCGGCACCTTCGTGCCGCCGCATATCCATCCCGACCAGGATGAATATATCTATATGCTTGAAGGCGAATTGACCTTCTGGCTGGAAGGCGTCGAGAACAAGGCCGGCCCCGGTGATCTCGCCCGCCTGCCGCGCGACAAGGCCCATGGCATCTTCAACAAGAGTGACCAGCCCGCCAAATGCCTGTTCTGGGTAAGCCCGACGCAAAAGCTGTTCGAGCTGTTCACCGCCATCCACGGCGTTCCCGACCCGGCCGAGGTCGTGCGCCGGGCGGCGCTTCACAACATTCACTTCCTTCCGCCGGAAGCCTGA
- a CDS encoding ABC transporter ATP-binding protein, with the protein MLRVRDLQAAYGPAKVLFDISFEIGAGEVVTLLGRNGMGKTTTIKTIIGLLPATGGSVSFNDKPLAGQPAYRVARQGIGLVPEGRQIFPNLTVEENLVATASPGPDRSKAPRWSLPDIYALFPRLKERRGNLGNQLSGGEQQMLAIGRALMTNPRLLMLDEATEGLAPLIREEIWNCLRQLKNEHQAILVVDKNVDALTTFADRHVVIEKGAVVWTGTSSALKSDPSVKDRFLHV; encoded by the coding sequence ATGCTCCGTGTGCGTGATCTCCAGGCGGCCTACGGGCCTGCCAAGGTTCTCTTCGACATCTCCTTCGAGATCGGCGCCGGCGAGGTCGTCACGCTGCTTGGCCGCAACGGCATGGGCAAGACGACGACGATCAAGACCATTATCGGCCTGTTGCCCGCGACCGGCGGCTCGGTGAGCTTCAACGACAAGCCGCTGGCGGGGCAGCCGGCCTATCGGGTCGCTCGCCAGGGCATTGGCCTCGTGCCGGAAGGCCGGCAGATCTTCCCCAATCTCACGGTGGAGGAAAACCTGGTCGCGACGGCCTCGCCCGGCCCGGACCGCAGCAAGGCGCCGCGCTGGTCGCTGCCCGATATCTACGCGCTTTTTCCACGCCTCAAGGAGCGGCGCGGCAATCTCGGCAACCAGCTCTCTGGTGGTGAGCAGCAGATGCTCGCCATCGGCCGCGCGTTGATGACGAACCCCCGCCTTCTCATGCTCGACGAGGCGACTGAGGGACTCGCGCCGCTGATCCGGGAAGAGATCTGGAACTGCCTGCGCCAGCTCAAGAACGAGCATCAGGCGATCCTCGTCGTGGACAAGAATGTCGATGCCTTGACCACTTTCGCGGATCGCCATGTGGTCATCGAAAAGGGCGCGGTTGTGTGGACCGGCACGAGCAGCGCGCTGAAATCTGATCCGAGCGTGAAGGACCGCTTTCTCCATGTGTGA
- a CDS encoding ABC transporter ATP-binding protein, translating to MNGPLLVLDHLAKNYGALKVTDDVSLHVGANELHAIIGPNGAGKTTLIHQISGLARPDTGRILFAGEDITQRTMAERTAGGLARSFQITSILPDFSVLENVALAVQGRSGSSFRFFRNASKEEELNAPARVILNQFGLLPRAAVPAGLLSYGEKRQLELAIALATRPRLLLLDEPLAGTSHEESARIIATLKSLKGTLGILLIEHDMDAVFQLADRISVLVYGRVIATGSADEVRNNAEVRSAYLGEEAA from the coding sequence ATGAACGGACCTCTTCTCGTCCTCGATCACCTTGCGAAGAACTATGGAGCGCTGAAGGTCACGGACGACGTGTCCTTGCATGTCGGCGCCAATGAGCTTCACGCCATCATCGGCCCGAACGGCGCCGGCAAGACGACGCTGATCCACCAGATCTCGGGCCTCGCCCGTCCCGATACGGGGCGCATCCTCTTCGCGGGCGAGGACATCACGCAGCGGACCATGGCGGAACGCACCGCGGGAGGCCTCGCCCGTTCCTTCCAGATCACCTCCATCCTGCCGGACTTCTCGGTGCTGGAGAATGTCGCGCTCGCGGTCCAGGGGCGCTCGGGGTCGAGCTTCCGTTTCTTCCGCAACGCGAGCAAGGAGGAGGAACTGAACGCCCCCGCGCGGGTCATCCTCAACCAGTTCGGCCTGCTGCCGCGCGCGGCCGTGCCGGCCGGTCTCCTCTCCTACGGTGAGAAACGGCAGCTCGAACTCGCCATCGCGCTCGCGACACGCCCCCGCCTGCTGTTGCTTGATGAACCGCTCGCCGGCACGAGCCATGAGGAATCGGCACGCATCATCGCGACGCTCAAGAGCCTCAAGGGCACGCTCGGCATCCTCCTGATCGAGCATGACATGGACGCGGTCTTCCAGCTGGCCGATCGCATTTCCGTGCTCGTCTACGGCCGCGTCATCGCCACGGGATCCGCCGATGAGGTGCGCAACAATGCGGAGGTCCGCTCGGCCTATCTCGGCGAGGAGGCCGCCTGA
- a CDS encoding branched-chain amino acid ABC transporter permease, whose translation MTDAARPVQQSAPADAPPNLRRLVMPIIVFAGLAIAPWLAQFGTESFLLSLLTRVMVLGLAALSLDLLIGYAGLVSFGHAAFIGIGAYSVGILASHGINGIGLQVVAALAVSAIFAAITGAISLRTRGVYFIMITLAFGQMLFFLATSLAAYGGDDGMNLPSRSLFFGFDPLDNDRMLYYTAFATLGVVYLACRMLVASRFGRVLRGARQNPVRMQAIGFSPYRYQLVLYVIAGMIAALAGVLLANTSEFVSPATMSWQRSGDLIFMVVLGGMGSLHGAIAGAIVFLLAEEVLAGFTEHWHIIFGPLLILCVLYIRGGITPLIERTRR comes from the coding sequence ATGACGGATGCCGCCCGTCCGGTCCAGCAAAGCGCGCCGGCAGACGCGCCGCCAAACCTGCGACGGCTCGTGATGCCGATCATCGTCTTCGCGGGCCTCGCCATCGCGCCGTGGCTCGCGCAGTTCGGCACGGAGAGCTTCCTCCTGTCGCTCCTGACGCGCGTGATGGTGTTGGGCCTCGCCGCGCTCTCGCTCGACCTCCTCATCGGCTACGCCGGGCTCGTCAGCTTCGGCCACGCCGCCTTCATCGGCATCGGCGCTTATTCGGTCGGCATACTTGCCAGCCACGGGATCAACGGCATTGGCCTGCAGGTCGTCGCCGCGCTCGCGGTCTCTGCCATTTTCGCGGCCATCACGGGCGCCATCTCGCTGCGGACCCGGGGCGTCTATTTCATCATGATCACGCTGGCCTTCGGGCAGATGCTTTTCTTCCTGGCTACATCGTTGGCGGCCTATGGCGGCGACGATGGCATGAATCTGCCGAGCCGCAGCCTGTTCTTCGGCTTTGACCCGCTCGACAACGACCGCATGCTCTACTACACGGCCTTCGCGACGCTGGGCGTGGTCTATCTCGCCTGCCGCATGCTGGTCGCCTCCCGTTTCGGACGTGTGCTGCGGGGCGCCCGGCAGAACCCGGTGCGCATGCAGGCCATCGGCTTCTCGCCCTATCGCTACCAGCTCGTGCTCTATGTCATCGCGGGCATGATCGCGGCGCTGGCCGGCGTGCTGCTCGCCAACACCAGCGAGTTCGTGAGCCCGGCGACCATGAGCTGGCAGCGCTCCGGCGACCTGATCTTCATGGTGGTGCTCGGCGGCATGGGTTCCCTGCATGGGGCGATCGCCGGCGCCATCGTCTTCCTTCTGGCGGAAGAGGTGCTCGCGGGGTTCACGGAGCATTGGCACATCATCTTCGGCCCACTCCTGATCCTCTGCGTGCTCTATATCAGGGGCGGTATCACCCCCCTCATCGAGAGGACGCGGCGGTGA